The nucleotide sequence CGAGTCGGCAGGCAAACATCGCTTGGGTTGAACTCATATCCTCGTGGAGACCTATTCGATTAAGAAGAAAACGGTTTACGCAGCACCCGTTCCAGCCTTCCTTGGTGGTCACAGCACCGGCATAGCCAGCAGACGCAACAAGAGCTGCAATGTCACTATTCGAATTACCGTTAGGATAGCAAAAAAGTAAAGGCTCTTCTGCTAAAATCACTTTCTCGGCTATCATTTTTTCTTTGGAAAGGCTCAACTCGCGGCAAACCTCGTCGGCTTCTATAGTTGTCAAGATATTATGACCCGCCGTATGAGAGCCAAAGGTGACTAACCCTGTATCCTTAAGGGATCGGACTTCGTCCCAATTGAGGAACACTCTATCCGCAGTGGCATTGGCCGCCCCAATGCTTCTTAGCTCATCCAATGCACGATAGATATCTTCCGCACGATAGCACTTCAGACTGCTGACGACTTGGTCTAGCCTCCCCTCCTCGCTGGCGGCATCAGCACGCAATATGCGCTCGACAATAATATTGGAGCGAAGTGTGTCAGCATTTGCTGATGTTGTTGTAAGGGACTGCCGCAACAATTGCTCATGAAGGAGCAATTTTGCTACAGCATCGGTCCAGAATTCTTTGTCCGTGCCAATAAAGTTGGTAGGAAGGAACACGGTGGCTGGTGCATTGAAACGCTGGAGCACGGGGAAGGCGTGCAGCAAAAAATCCAACCACCCGTCGTCAAAAGTGATAGCGCAACGCGGCTTCACCTTATCGCAGAGAAATAAGCTCGAGTCAAAAATAAGCGAGGCCAGAGGGAGAATTTCAAAATATTGTGCAAGGTAGGAGAGATGCCGAGAAAATGATTCGGTCGTCACATACATTCCTGGTTCAATTGATCCATCCACCTTATCCATTGGCAAAATGCGGTGATACATCAATATGAGTGCATCCCTCTTGGCGAGCTGGTTTATTTTATGCTCGGCCATGCCCGAGAAAAATAGCAGACGGCAAAGGAACCCCTTAATCATGAGGGGAAAGCTGGAGGAGCTCATGGCAAAAAAATCTTCTTTTGTTGAAGAATGCGATGATAAAGAGCAAGATACTGCTCTCCCATAAAAACATCGGAAAAACTGGTTTCAATTTTTCGCCGTGCCGCTGCCGACATTCTTTTCCATAAGACCCTATCTTGATAAAGCAGCAGGCATTTCTCCGCCAAAGCCTGCGGATCCCTGCTTGACACCAGGAACCCGTCCACCCCATCATCAATAATTTCCCGAATCCCGCCGACATCACAGGCAACCACCGGAACGCCATAGGACATGGCCTCCAAAATACTCATGGGTATCCCTTCATGCAAGGATGTGTTAATATACAGGTTAAGTCCGAGATAAAAACTCCCCATCTCCCGCAGAGCTCCAGTGAGAGTAAAATACTCGACAAGATTATTGGAGCTGATGGAACTTTGAAGTTGTTCTCGCAAGGGACCCTCCCCTGCCAACCTAAAACGTAACTCAGGAGCCTGCTGAATGACTTTTGTTGCTAGCCCCACCATAAGATCGTAATCCTTAACCGGGACAAAACGCCCAGCTGAACCAATTACGAAATGCGTATTTTGAGGACCAGTGACCAACTGCTCCGGTAACGGCACGCCATTCCTGATGGTAGAAATGATCTGTGACGGGACACGATGTTCAGTGATAAGTGCTTGCTGAATATCGGAGGACACAGCAACAACTGCATTAAATTTTTTTTGGATACCAACGTTACATGTCGAAAAAAACTTATTTTTTATATGCTGAAACCCCTGGAAATATTCCGGCATCCCGTGTTG is from Desulfobulbaceae bacterium and encodes:
- a CDS encoding polysaccharide deacetylase family protein translates to MSSSSFPLMIKGFLCRLLFFSGMAEHKINQLAKRDALILMYHRILPMDKVDGSIEPGMYVTTESFSRHLSYLAQYFEILPLASLIFDSSLFLCDKVKPRCAITFDDGWLDFLLHAFPVLQRFNAPATVFLPTNFIGTDKEFWTDAVAKLLLHEQLLRQSLTTTSANADTLRSNIIVERILRADAASEEGRLDQVVSSLKCYRAEDIYRALDELRSIGAANATADRVFLNWDEVRSLKDTGLVTFGSHTAGHNILTTIEADEVCRELSLSKEKMIAEKVILAEEPLLFCYPNGNSNSDIAALVASAGYAGAVTTKEGWNGCCVNRFLLNRIGLHEDMSSTQAMFACRLAGLI
- a CDS encoding glycosyltransferase family 4 protein; the protein is MNYRGNRFLLTHPNRETAGETFPTSPMGLSSYGTPERIRVCHFVSGDLWAGAEVMAWHLMEALCNLGQIDLSIIICNDGELYDKLLSEGRNIFFLDEKRFSPIDIFFRLKKYLELYRPHVLHCHRYKENILGYLAGRFVCRPVFVSTQHGMPEYFQGFQHIKNKFFSTCNVGIQKKFNAVVAVSSDIQQALITEHRVPSQIISTIRNGVPLPEQLVTGPQNTHFVIGSAGRFVPVKDYDLMVGLATKVIQQAPELRFRLAGEGPLREQLQSSISSNNLVEYFTLTGALREMGSFYLGLNLYINTSLHEGIPMSILEAMSYGVPVVACDVGGIREIIDDGVDGFLVSSRDPQALAEKCLLLYQDRVLWKRMSAAARRKIETSFSDVFMGEQYLALYHRILQQKKIFLP